CGCTGCGCACGCTGTGGCCGGATGGGTGGTCCGTAGACCCGCTGGCACCAGTGTTTGCGCGCGAGGTCATCCGGAGCATCGTCAAGCTGCCGTTGGAAGAGGTCCACCACTACATCGACTGGGCGGTGAGTTGCCGCAGCGCGATGGCGGCGGGGACGCCGGTGGAGGGCTTCAACCTCACCCGTGCCACGAGGCTGCTGGCTACGCACTACCTGGTCTGGAAGGGGAAGGTGCTACCGAAGCCGACGCCGGTGAGCGAGATGGCGCCGAAACTGGGCAGGGCCCGGCGGATGCGCAGGGCCGCGACTTTGGTGCCCGCAGCGCGCGTCTGGGGACTGGTCCTGCTGGTGGCCTTCGTGGTGCCTGCCGTGCTGTACCGCTTCATCTTTGCCCCTCCGGTAGAGAGCCCCGTGAAGGGTTTTGTTCTCAGCGGGGTGATGACACTGGTCTGGGCCCTGTTTGCCCTGGCGCGGTTTGATGACTTCCAGGGGCGGCCCGTGCGCCTGCCTTGGAGGGTGGCGCTGTTCGTGGGGGGGCAGCTCGCGGTGGGGGTGCTGATGTGGTGGCTTCATGGGATGCCTCGCTGACGAGGCATCCTGTGAATGAAGCTGACAGCACTCCGCCATCGGCGGCGAGCTTGCTGGGCAGATGCTTGACGGGAACGCAGGCGCATCGAGCCCATTGAGGCCCGGTTCGCTGAGGCGCCCGAATAGACAGACGCCATGCGCCAGCGGCTTCAATCAAGCCAGCCGTCTAGCCACGGTAGCCTGTTTTCGCGCCAGGCCGTTCCAGCACATGAGCCCGGTAGGCCTTCAGTGCCGGCAAGTCGTCGTGCAATTGCTCCATTAGACTTGCAAAGTAGAGCACGCCACCGAGCACCACATCGGCTGCGGAGAAGGTGTTGCCGACGATGAAGTCGCGACCCTTCAGTCGCGCTTCGAGTACTGCTGCCACTGTCTGGAAGCGCTTGCTGGCGCGGGTGACGGCCGCCGTGGATCGCTCTGCCTCGGGGAGGAAGCGAGTGTGCTGGGCAATGGTGACGAGCTGGGGTTCCATCTCGGTCATCGCGAAGAGGATCCACTGGTAGTACTCCCCGCGCTCGTAGGTGCCCACCGGCGGCGCCAAC
This genomic window from Myxococcus hansupus contains:
- a CDS encoding glutathione S-transferase family protein encodes the protein MKLYFFQQSRATRVRWMLEELGIPYDLSPVDMLKGEHKHPDYLKVHPLGALPAIEDDGGPLFESAAIIMQLADKYPEKKLAPPVGTYERGEYYQWILFAMTEMEPQLVTIAQHTRFLPEAERSTAAVTRASKRFQTVAAVLEARLKGRDFIVGNTFSAADVVLGGVLYFASLMEQLHDDLPALKAYRAHVLERPGAKTGYRG